From Diceros bicornis minor isolate mBicDic1 chromosome 17, mDicBic1.mat.cur, whole genome shotgun sequence, the proteins below share one genomic window:
- the LOC131415633 gene encoding 17-beta-hydroxysteroid dehydrogenase type 6-like, producing MWLYLAILVGLYYLLRWYRERQVVSNLRDKYVFITGCDSGFGNQLARQLDLRGLRVLAACLTEKGAEKLRDQTSDRLETVILDVTKTESIAAATQWVKEHTGDRGLWGLVNNAGVIHSVTYSEWLKIEAYETVLKVNLVGVMEVTLSMLPLVRKAQGRIVNVSSILGRIAFLGGAYCSSKYGVEAFSDVLRRELQHFGVKVSMVEPGYFRTEMTNVQKSLETLKQTWEEVPTHIKESYGQKLFDAHYNQIKQSLLGSSTDLNLVTDCMEHALTSVHPRTRYSGGWDAQFFFIPLSYLPTTLADYILTRSWPKPAQTV from the exons ATGTGGCTGTACCTGGCAATCCTGGTGGGCCTGTACTACCTTCTCCGCTGGTACCGGGAGAGGCAGGTGGTGAGCAACCTCCGAGACAAGTACGTCTTCATCACGGGCTGTGACTCGGGCTTCGGGAACCAGCTGGCCAGGCAGCTCGACCTGCGAGGATTGAGGGTGCTGGCCGCGTGTCTGACGGAGAAGGGGGCTGAGAAGCTGAGGGACCAGACGTCAGACAGACTGGAGACGGTGATCCTGGATGTCACCAAGACAGAGAGCATCGCTGCAGCCACCCAGTGGGTGAAGGAGCACACGGGGGACAGAG GACTCTGGGGCCTGGTCAACAACGCGGGCGTTATTCACTCGGTTACCTACAGTGAGTGGCTGAAGATTGAAGCCTATGAGACTGTCCTCAAAGTTAACCTCGTTGGTGTGATGGAGGTGACCCTGAGCATGCTTCCCTTGGTGAGGAAAGCACAGGGGAGGATTGTCAATGTCTCCAGCATTCTGGGAAGAATTGCTTTCTTGGGAGGAGCCTACTGTAGCTCCAAGTATGGAGTAGAAGCCTTTTCAGATGTTCTGAG GCGTGAGCTTCAACATTTTGGGGTGAAAGTCAGCATGGTTGAACCTGGCTACTTCAGAACCGAAATGACAAACGTGCAGAAGTCCTTAGAGACACTGAAGCAAACCTGGGAAGAAGTCCCCACACATATTAAGGAGAGCTATGGACAGAAGCTTTTTGATGCCC ATTACAATCAAATCAAACAATCGTTGTTGGGTTCTAGCACAGACCTGAACCTGGTCACTGACTGCATGGAACACGCTCTGACGTCTGTGCATCCCCGCACTCGATATTCAGGTGGCTGGGATGCTCAATTTTTCTTCATCCCTCTATCTTACTTACCTACAACACTGGCAGACTACATACTGACTAGATCTTGGCCCAAACCAGCTCAGACAGTCTAA